In a genomic window of Pseudomonas putida:
- the algB gene encoding sigma-54-dependent response regulator transcription factor AlgB produces the protein MESATEHQGRILLVDDESAILRTFRYCLEDEGYSVATANSAAQADMLLQRQVFDLCFLDLRLGEDNGLDVLAQMRIQAPWMRVVIVTAHSAVDTAVDAIQAGAADYLVKPCSPDQLRLATAKQLEVRQLSARLEALEGEVRKPRDGLDSHSPAMKVVLETARQVAGTDANILILGESGTGKGELSQAIHGWSKRAKKSCITINCPSLTAELMESELFGHSRGAFTGASESTLGRVNQADGGTLFLDEIGDFPLVLQPKLLRFIQDKEYERVGDPVTRRADVRILAATNQNLEDMVRDGRFREDLLYRLNVITLHLPPLRERREDILTLADRFLARFVKEYARPARGFSEEAREALLGYRWPGNIRELRNVVERASIICAQERVEVSHLGMAETPINNAPRIGAALSLDELEKAHIGAVLATAGTLDQAAKTLGIDASTLYRKRKQYNL, from the coding sequence ATGGAATCAGCCACGGAGCATCAGGGCCGTATTCTTCTCGTGGATGATGAGTCCGCCATCCTGCGTACTTTCCGTTATTGCCTCGAAGACGAAGGCTACAGCGTGGCCACGGCCAACAGCGCCGCCCAGGCCGACATGCTGCTGCAACGTCAGGTTTTCGATCTGTGTTTCCTCGATCTGCGGCTTGGAGAGGACAACGGCCTGGATGTCCTGGCTCAGATGCGCATTCAGGCGCCCTGGATGCGCGTGGTGATCGTTACCGCGCACTCGGCGGTGGACACGGCGGTCGATGCCATTCAGGCCGGTGCCGCGGATTACCTGGTCAAGCCATGCAGCCCGGACCAGTTGCGACTGGCCACCGCCAAACAGTTGGAAGTGCGGCAGTTGTCGGCGCGCCTGGAAGCGCTGGAAGGCGAGGTGCGCAAACCCAGGGATGGCCTGGACTCCCACAGCCCGGCCATGAAGGTTGTGCTGGAAACCGCCCGCCAGGTCGCCGGCACCGATGCCAATATCCTGATTCTCGGCGAGTCGGGCACCGGTAAGGGCGAACTGTCCCAGGCCATTCACGGCTGGAGCAAACGCGCGAAGAAGTCCTGCATCACCATCAACTGCCCGTCGCTGACCGCCGAGCTCATGGAAAGCGAGCTGTTCGGCCACAGCCGCGGGGCGTTCACCGGGGCCAGCGAAAGCACGCTGGGGCGGGTCAATCAGGCCGATGGCGGAACGCTGTTTCTCGACGAGATCGGCGATTTTCCCCTTGTCCTGCAACCCAAGTTGCTGCGCTTCATTCAAGACAAGGAATACGAACGGGTCGGCGACCCGGTCACCCGTCGCGCCGATGTACGCATCTTGGCGGCCACCAACCAGAACCTCGAGGACATGGTTCGCGACGGCCGTTTCCGCGAAGATCTGCTTTATCGCCTGAACGTCATCACCTTGCACCTGCCGCCGTTGCGCGAGCGCCGGGAAGACATCCTGACCCTGGCCGACCGGTTCCTGGCGCGCTTCGTCAAAGAGTACGCGCGCCCGGCCCGGGGCTTCAGCGAGGAAGCCCGCGAAGCGCTGCTGGGCTATCGCTGGCCCGGGAACATCCGTGAACTGCGCAATGTGGTGGAGCGCGCGAGCATCATCTGTGCGCAGGAGCGGGTGGAGGTCAGTCACCTCGGGATGGCGGAAACGCCGATCAACAATGCGCCGCGCATCGGCGCAGCCCTGAGTCTGGATGAGCTGGAGAAAGCGCATATCGGTGCGGTCCTCGCCACCGCCGGCACACTGGATCAGGCGGCCAAGACCCTGGGGATTGACGCGTCGACCCTGTACCGCAAACGCAAGCAATACAACTTGTGA
- a CDS encoding KinB sensor domain-containing domain: MKLAMKLRTRLFLSISALITVALLGLMLGLVSVMQMAGTQEALVRNNFVTLDIGLKLRQTLGDQLIIMLSEQPDSSAFETSKQHYLQLLEEGIAQEPEGESSEFGFKRAKADYLSFIKAYEVAPDTTHVLSGNDELTDRFNALRNGLIAEHKRALDNINDTERQARERALLIAGLLGLVGLAVLIIGFVTAHAIARRFGEPIEALAQAADNIGQGNFDVTLPVSSAVELNQLTRRFGIMAEALREHQATNVDELLAGQQRLQAVLDSIDDGLLMIDRQGRLEHLNPVAQRQLGWEADRVGQALDVALQRPELDEQIQMVLRGGSLERQPEDLSIEVDGETRLLTFSLTPVVHTQGHILGAVMVLHDVTEQRAFERVRSEFVLRASHELRTPVTGMHMAFGLFRERAHFAPDSREADLLDTVNEEMQRLMQLINDLLNFSRYQNGLQKLSLAPCSIDDLLEQAQLRFSSDAEEKGIELLVEVQGPLPRLQADQPQLDRVLDNLIDNALRHTAAGGLIRLQARRHGDRVIISVEDNGEGIAYGQQGRIFEPFVQVGRKKGGAGLGLALCKEIVQLHGGRMGVYSRPGQGTQFYMALTV, translated from the coding sequence ATGAAACTGGCGATGAAGTTGCGGACCCGGCTGTTCCTGAGCATCTCCGCACTGATCACCGTCGCGCTGCTTGGGCTGATGCTCGGCCTGGTCAGCGTGATGCAGATGGCCGGTACCCAGGAAGCGCTGGTGCGCAACAATTTCGTCACCCTGGATATCGGCCTCAAGCTGCGCCAGACCCTGGGCGATCAGCTGATCATCATGCTCAGCGAGCAACCGGACTCTTCGGCCTTCGAAACCTCCAAACAGCATTATCTGCAGTTGCTGGAGGAGGGCATTGCCCAGGAGCCGGAGGGCGAGAGTAGCGAATTCGGCTTCAAGAGGGCCAAGGCGGACTACCTGAGTTTCATCAAGGCGTACGAAGTGGCGCCTGATACCACCCATGTGCTGAGCGGCAACGACGAGCTCACGGACAGATTCAATGCCTTGCGCAATGGCCTGATTGCCGAACACAAGCGGGCGCTGGACAACATCAACGATACCGAGCGTCAGGCCCGCGAGCGTGCCTTGCTGATCGCTGGCCTGCTGGGGCTGGTGGGATTGGCGGTGCTGATTATCGGCTTCGTGACCGCCCATGCCATCGCCCGGCGTTTCGGTGAACCCATCGAGGCGCTGGCGCAGGCGGCGGACAATATCGGCCAGGGCAATTTCGACGTCACGCTGCCGGTGTCCTCGGCAGTCGAGTTGAACCAGCTGACCCGGCGTTTCGGAATCATGGCCGAGGCGTTGCGCGAACACCAGGCCACCAATGTCGATGAGCTGCTGGCGGGGCAGCAGCGCTTGCAGGCCGTACTGGACAGCATCGACGACGGCTTGTTGATGATCGATCGCCAGGGGCGCCTGGAGCATCTCAACCCGGTGGCCCAGCGCCAATTGGGCTGGGAGGCTGATCGGGTCGGGCAAGCGCTGGACGTGGCCCTGCAACGTCCCGAACTCGATGAACAAATACAGATGGTGCTGCGCGGTGGCTCGCTGGAGCGTCAACCGGAGGACCTGAGTATCGAGGTCGACGGTGAGACCCGCTTGCTGACCTTCAGCCTGACGCCTGTGGTTCATACCCAGGGACATATTCTCGGCGCGGTGATGGTGCTGCATGACGTCACCGAGCAGCGTGCCTTCGAGCGGGTGCGCAGCGAGTTCGTGCTGCGCGCCTCCCATGAGCTGCGCACGCCGGTGACCGGCATGCACATGGCGTTTGGCCTGTTCCGCGAGCGCGCGCATTTCGCCCCCGACTCCCGTGAAGCCGACCTGCTGGATACGGTGAACGAAGAAATGCAGCGCCTGATGCAATTGATCAACGACCTGCTGAATTTCTCGCGCTACCAGAACGGCCTGCAGAAGCTCAGCCTGGCACCCTGTTCCATCGACGACCTGCTGGAGCAGGCGCAGCTGCGCTTTAGCAGCGACGCCGAGGAAAAGGGCATCGAGTTGCTGGTGGAGGTGCAGGGGCCGCTGCCGCGCTTGCAGGCCGACCAGCCGCAACTGGATCGGGTGCTCGACAATCTGATCGACAACGCGCTGCGCCATACCGCCGCCGGTGGCCTCATTCGCTTGCAGGCTCGGCGCCATGGCGATCGGGTGATCATCAGTGTCGAGGATAACGGCGAGGGCATTGCCTACGGGCAACAGGGGCGAATCTTCGAGCCCTTCGTGCAGGTTGGCCGCAAGAAGGGTGGCGCCGGACTCGGGTTGGCGTTGTGCAAGGAGATCGTCCAGTTGCACGGTGGGCGGATGGGCGTTTATTCGCGGCCGGGGCAGGGCACGCAGTTCTACATGGCGCTGACCGTCTAG
- a CDS encoding endonuclease/exonuclease/phosphatase family protein: protein MRRWGSERSVGLHDPRVNEHHLQTTGLPEDSRLRLLSFNIQVGISTERYRHYLTRGWQHLLPHPGRADNLQKIGSLLGDFDLVALQEADGGSLRSGYVNQVEHLAQLGAFPYWYQQLNRNLGRFAQHSNGVLSRLRPWAIEDHPLPGPKGRGAILVRFGEGPDAMVVVMMHLALGARTRSLQLAYIRELIGGYKHQVLMGDMNTHASDLLQSSPLRDLGLLAPQLEATFPSWRPQRCLDHILLSPSLTLEKVEVLAQPISDHLPVAVEIRLPSSLTADALPALSPTHRGTPE, encoded by the coding sequence ATGCGCCGCTGGGGAAGTGAACGCAGTGTTGGCCTGCATGATCCGCGGGTCAACGAGCATCATCTGCAAACGACGGGCCTGCCCGAAGACAGCCGTTTGCGTTTGCTCAGTTTCAATATCCAGGTCGGCATCAGTACCGAACGTTATCGGCATTACCTGACCCGGGGCTGGCAACACCTGTTGCCGCACCCCGGGCGTGCCGACAATCTGCAGAAAATCGGCAGCCTGCTCGGCGACTTCGATCTGGTCGCCCTGCAGGAAGCCGACGGCGGCAGCCTGCGCTCAGGCTACGTCAATCAAGTCGAACACCTGGCCCAGCTCGGCGCCTTTCCCTACTGGTATCAGCAACTCAATCGCAATCTCGGACGCTTCGCCCAGCACAGCAATGGCGTGCTGAGCCGCCTGCGGCCGTGGGCGATCGAGGATCATCCGTTGCCGGGGCCGAAAGGTCGCGGAGCGATTCTGGTGCGCTTCGGCGAAGGCCCGGATGCCATGGTGGTGGTGATGATGCACCTGGCCCTCGGCGCACGGACCCGCAGCCTGCAACTGGCCTATATCCGCGAGCTGATTGGTGGCTACAAGCACCAGGTCCTGATGGGCGACATGAACACCCATGCCAGCGATCTGCTGCAAAGCTCGCCTTTGCGTGACCTCGGCCTGCTCGCGCCACAGCTGGAAGCGACATTCCCCAGCTGGCGTCCGCAACGCTGCCTTGACCACATTCTCCTGAGCCCGAGCCTGACCCTGGAAAAGGTCGAGGTGCTGGCCCAACCCATTTCTGATCACCTGCCCGTCGCGGTAGAGATTCGTCTGCCGAGTTCGCTCACGGCCGATGCATTGCCCGCGTTGAGTCCTACCCATCGCGGAACCCCTGAATGA
- a CDS encoding N-acetylmuramoyl-L-alanine amidase encodes MKFSAFIITSLLLLAGCASGPRYDTSHPSSNHDSRIQFVVLHYTNASQERSLQLLTTGEVSSHYLIGDDKKATIFKLMDENQRAWHAGESQWQGRTWLNSSSIGIEIVNPGFKDTPTGRLWYPYSEAQVQSMIVLLKDITTRYRISPRSIVGHSDIAPLRKLDPGPLFPWKRLAAAGFGIWPNEQAVARQQLQFEAQLPSVSWYQSQLARFGYEIAQTGELDVATRHVIAAFQMHFRPSRFDGTPDAQTAALLQVLNQTK; translated from the coding sequence ATGAAATTTTCCGCGTTCATCATCACGTCACTTCTGCTTCTGGCCGGCTGTGCCAGTGGCCCTCGCTACGACACCAGTCACCCTTCCAGCAATCACGACAGCCGCATCCAGTTCGTGGTGTTGCATTACACAAACGCCTCGCAGGAACGTTCGCTGCAATTGCTGACAACGGGTGAAGTCAGCAGCCATTACCTGATCGGCGACGACAAAAAGGCGACCATCTTCAAATTGATGGATGAGAACCAGCGGGCCTGGCACGCCGGAGAAAGCCAATGGCAAGGCCGGACCTGGCTGAACTCGAGCTCCATCGGCATCGAAATCGTCAATCCGGGATTCAAGGACACCCCCACCGGACGTCTCTGGTACCCCTACAGCGAAGCGCAGGTGCAGTCCATGATCGTGCTGCTCAAGGACATCACCACTCGCTACCGCATCAGTCCTCGCAGCATCGTTGGTCATAGCGATATTGCCCCCCTGCGCAAACTGGACCCGGGCCCGCTGTTTCCCTGGAAGCGCCTGGCGGCGGCAGGTTTCGGCATCTGGCCCAACGAGCAGGCCGTGGCGCGGCAACAGCTACAATTTGAAGCACAGCTGCCCAGCGTCAGCTGGTACCAGTCGCAGTTAGCCCGCTTCGGTTACGAGATTGCACAGACTGGCGAACTCGACGTCGCCACTCGCCATGTAATCGCTGCCTTCCAGATGCATTTCCGGCCCTCGCGCTTTGACGGCACGCCGGACGCGCAAACAGCGGCGCTGCTCCAGGTGTTGAATCAGACAAAATAG
- a CDS encoding GGDEF domain-containing protein, with product MSDDAQRWKEKYLKSIEQQEKLERRWDARLDLLRRGLVRSTLAAEGTDRAVDQCMKEMREVVRTDDMDAGLAALIPRLEKAVLDSEQRRETRINQTSAALTALVTQLQTLPLPREVSRPLKNFAKHLDDRVSQAREMPLLLSELSGLQGKALSQLETPAEPDRPSLLQRLFGHREADDATAQAAPIAEQQPIRPVETVHPAVEVELHVETPEATSEPQTPQMTPAPTIPAIEPTVLEAQPEPATLAPTEPQSDPSETAATVSEAPAAPIEPAINPDELTHTEPAAPQPSELAADEPEQPAHDVLYALPDSPEPSYSSVAKHIEETLLGLLDDLTIPEHHRPQADSMRYRLQNGLNWYELLPILDDLATLMLAISGSGQHEFETYLQHLNERLETFQSNLQAASEGHADNRSAAQAMDTQIREQVDGMQSSMHEASNLDDLKVVLENHLEGLLGTMDRHRQQRDEREQEVAARLQSLAERVTHMEQEALGFREHLEEQRQKALVDPLTGLPNRAAWSERLEHEVRQWQQHGNTLMLAMLDLDHFKRINDNYGHLAGDKVLKIIATVLRKRLRGTDFIARFGGEEFVLLLPSTVPAAGMKLLEHLRASIEACPFHFKGEPVTVTISMGLTAFKAGENSDLVLKRADQALYRAKNAGRNRVELG from the coding sequence ATGAGCGACGACGCCCAGCGCTGGAAAGAGAAATACCTCAAAAGTATCGAACAACAGGAAAAGCTCGAACGCCGCTGGGACGCCCGCCTCGACTTGCTGCGCCGCGGCCTGGTGCGCAGTACGCTGGCGGCGGAAGGCACCGACCGCGCCGTCGATCAATGCATGAAGGAAATGCGTGAAGTCGTGCGCACCGACGACATGGATGCAGGCCTGGCAGCCCTGATCCCGCGCCTGGAAAAAGCCGTGCTCGACTCCGAGCAGCGCAGGGAAACCCGCATCAACCAGACCAGCGCCGCACTGACAGCGCTCGTCACTCAACTGCAAACCTTGCCGCTGCCTCGGGAAGTCAGTCGTCCGCTGAAGAATTTCGCCAAACACCTGGATGACCGGGTCAGCCAGGCGCGCGAGATGCCGTTGCTGCTCAGTGAGCTGAGCGGTTTGCAGGGCAAGGCCTTGAGTCAGCTGGAAACCCCGGCGGAACCTGATCGACCCAGCCTGCTGCAACGATTGTTCGGGCACCGCGAAGCCGATGATGCAACAGCCCAGGCCGCGCCGATCGCCGAGCAACAGCCCATTCGGCCGGTGGAAACCGTACACCCTGCGGTAGAAGTTGAGTTGCACGTCGAAACGCCGGAAGCGACGTCCGAGCCACAAACTCCGCAGATGACACCTGCGCCGACAATTCCAGCCATTGAACCGACGGTACTCGAAGCACAGCCAGAGCCTGCGACGCTTGCGCCAACAGAACCCCAGTCAGATCCATCCGAAACAGCTGCAACCGTCTCCGAGGCGCCCGCAGCCCCGATCGAACCGGCCATCAATCCCGACGAGCTGACCCACACCGAGCCTGCCGCCCCACAGCCCTCGGAACTGGCTGCCGACGAGCCCGAGCAGCCCGCGCATGACGTTCTCTATGCCCTGCCAGACTCCCCCGAGCCGTCCTACAGCTCGGTGGCCAAGCACATCGAAGAGACCTTGCTGGGCCTGCTCGACGATCTGACGATCCCCGAGCACCATCGCCCGCAGGCGGATTCGATGCGCTATCGCCTGCAAAACGGCTTGAACTGGTATGAGCTGCTACCCATCCTCGACGATCTGGCCACCCTGATGCTGGCCATCTCGGGCAGCGGCCAGCACGAATTCGAAACCTACTTGCAGCATCTCAATGAACGCCTCGAAACGTTCCAGAGCAATCTGCAAGCCGCCAGCGAGGGCCATGCCGACAACCGCAGCGCCGCCCAGGCCATGGACACGCAGATCCGCGAGCAAGTGGATGGCATGCAGAGCAGCATGCATGAAGCGTCCAACCTGGACGACCTCAAAGTGGTGCTGGAAAACCACCTCGAAGGCTTGCTCGGCACCATGGATCGTCATCGCCAGCAACGCGACGAGCGCGAGCAGGAGGTAGCGGCCCGTCTGCAGAGCCTGGCCGAGCGCGTGACCCACATGGAACAGGAGGCCCTGGGCTTTCGCGAACACCTCGAAGAACAGCGCCAGAAAGCCTTGGTCGACCCGCTGACGGGATTGCCCAACCGCGCGGCCTGGAGTGAGCGTCTGGAGCATGAAGTCAGGCAGTGGCAACAGCACGGCAATACGTTGATGCTGGCCATGCTCGACCTCGATCACTTCAAGCGCATCAACGATAACTACGGTCACCTGGCCGGTGACAAGGTACTGAAAATCATTGCCACGGTGCTGCGCAAGCGCCTGCGCGGAACAGATTTCATTGCCCGGTTTGGTGGTGAAGAGTTCGTCCTGCTATTGCCGTCGACGGTGCCGGCAGCCGGGATGAAACTGCTGGAGCACCTGCGCGCCTCGATCGAAGCCTGCCCGTTCCACTTCAAGGGTGAGCCGGTCACCGTCACCATTTCCATGGGTTTGACGGCGTTCAAAGCCGGTGAAAACAGCGATCTGGTGCTCAAGCGAGCCGACCAGGCGCTTTATCGTGCAAAAAATGCCGGGCGCAATCGAGTGGAGTTGGGCTGA
- the dsbA gene encoding thiol:disulfide interchange protein DsbA: MRNLIISAALVAASLFGMTAQAAETPAAPYVELSNPVPVAVPGKIEVVELFWYGCPHCYAFEPVINPWVEKLPSDVNFVRIPAMFGGPWNAHGQMFLTLEAMGVEHKVHAAVFNAIQKEHKKLTDKNEMADFLATQGVDKDKFLATFDSFAIKGQIVKATDLAKKYEITGVPTMIVNGKYRFDVGSAGGAQEALQLADKLIDKERAANKAASN, encoded by the coding sequence ACTGCCCAGGCCGCCGAAACCCCAGCCGCCCCTTACGTTGAACTGAGCAATCCGGTTCCGGTCGCCGTTCCAGGCAAGATCGAAGTGGTGGAGCTGTTCTGGTACGGCTGCCCGCACTGCTACGCCTTCGAGCCGGTGATCAACCCTTGGGTCGAGAAACTGCCTTCGGACGTTAACTTCGTCCGTATTCCCGCCATGTTCGGTGGCCCGTGGAACGCCCACGGCCAGATGTTCCTGACCCTGGAAGCCATGGGTGTGGAGCACAAGGTTCACGCGGCGGTGTTCAACGCGATTCAGAAAGAACACAAGAAGCTGACCGACAAAAATGAAATGGCGGACTTCCTGGCCACCCAGGGCGTCGACAAGGACAAGTTCCTGGCCACCTTCGATTCTTTCGCCATCAAGGGCCAGATCGTGAAGGCCACTGACCTGGCCAAGAAATATGAGATCACCGGTGTTCCAACCATGATCGTCAACGGCAAGTATCGCTTTGACGTGGGTTCTGCCGGTGGCGCTCAAGAAGCCCTGCAACTGGCCGACAAGCTGATCGACAAAGAGCGAGCAGCCAACAAGGCGGCCTCCAACTAA
- a CDS encoding DUF1328 domain-containing protein, whose product MLSWAITFLIIAIVAAVLGFGGIAGTATGIAKILFVVFLVMFIASFFFGRRGRG is encoded by the coding sequence ATGTTGAGCTGGGCAATTACATTCTTGATCATTGCCATTGTCGCTGCCGTACTGGGCTTCGGTGGTATCGCGGGCACCGCCACGGGTATCGCCAAGATTCTCTTTGTCGTCTTCCTGGTGATGTTCATCGCTTCCTTCTTCTTTGGCCGTCGCGGCCGAGGCTGA
- a CDS encoding EAL domain-containing protein — MPAARETFRNWFYRPWFLAMMAAVLSATLLMSGSLFIALHQVEQNESLEMNAQGERFLARLEQLFGQLRESLDDLEAQPLRGCDDEMIATLQQVTFNYRFVYEAAYMDSTRICSNRPRQEGLSLVRPPDIKGPTYSYWLNTTTEPDENRAALMLGRGNFRVATSRGHLTDMVDLSPGSSLLVVLDRGTRAIPVLGAAQVWPPSEHWPPKSRDALQVTQKRLIYRMPTDNPEYQLVLISPRGGTHIPPMWWWLLPVCLSLSLCVGFLVFLLVRQRQSLDAELTGAIRRGELQVLYQPIFDLDSRNCVGAEALLRWRRPDGTLTSPDLFIPMAENTGQIRQMTDFVLQRLLEQLGQLLRANPQLYISVNLAACDVMVPRIGQVMARLLTLHRVAARQIAFEVTERGLIDVVVARENLQALRDVGHQVLIDDFGTGYCSLAYLQTLPVDCLKIDKAFIDALGHDAASSGVAPHIIHMAQSLHLKVIAEGIEHEAQAELLSSEGVKFGQGWLFAHALSAVQFIELITRGRRLAGRRLDDEA; from the coding sequence ATGCCTGCTGCCAGAGAGACATTCCGTAATTGGTTCTATCGCCCGTGGTTTCTGGCGATGATGGCGGCTGTCCTGAGTGCAACGCTCCTGATGTCGGGCAGTTTGTTCATCGCCCTGCACCAGGTCGAGCAGAACGAAAGCCTGGAAATGAATGCCCAGGGCGAGCGCTTCCTCGCCCGCTTGGAGCAACTGTTCGGGCAACTGCGTGAAAGCCTCGACGACCTGGAAGCCCAGCCGCTTCGGGGCTGCGATGACGAAATGATCGCGACCTTGCAGCAAGTCACGTTCAACTACCGCTTCGTCTACGAAGCCGCGTACATGGATTCGACGCGCATCTGCTCCAACCGACCGCGACAGGAAGGTTTGTCGCTGGTACGTCCTCCCGACATCAAGGGTCCCACCTACAGCTACTGGCTGAACACCACCACCGAACCCGATGAAAACCGCGCGGCACTGATGCTCGGGCGCGGCAATTTTCGCGTCGCGACCTCCCGCGGGCATTTGACCGACATGGTCGATCTGTCGCCCGGCAGCAGCCTCTTGGTCGTCCTGGACCGTGGTACTCGGGCAATCCCCGTGCTGGGCGCCGCACAGGTGTGGCCGCCGTCCGAACACTGGCCACCGAAGAGCCGGGATGCCCTGCAAGTCACGCAGAAGCGTCTGATCTACCGCATGCCCACCGACAACCCGGAGTACCAACTGGTGCTCATCAGCCCCCGCGGCGGCACACACATACCGCCGATGTGGTGGTGGCTGCTCCCGGTCTGCCTGAGCTTGTCCCTGTGCGTAGGGTTCCTGGTGTTCCTGCTGGTGCGTCAGCGGCAGTCGCTGGATGCGGAATTGACCGGCGCCATACGCCGGGGCGAATTGCAGGTCCTGTATCAACCGATCTTCGACCTCGACAGTCGCAACTGTGTCGGCGCCGAAGCCTTGCTGCGCTGGCGCAGGCCGGACGGAACGCTGACCAGCCCTGACCTGTTCATCCCGATGGCGGAGAACACCGGGCAGATCCGGCAGATGACCGACTTCGTCCTGCAACGCCTGCTGGAGCAACTGGGTCAACTGTTGCGAGCCAATCCGCAGCTGTACATCTCGGTCAACCTGGCGGCCTGTGATGTGATGGTGCCGCGTATCGGCCAGGTGATGGCGCGCTTGCTGACCCTGCATCGGGTTGCCGCCCGGCAGATTGCCTTCGAGGTCACCGAACGCGGGCTGATCGACGTGGTGGTGGCGCGAGAAAACCTGCAAGCGCTGCGCGATGTCGGCCATCAGGTACTGATCGATGACTTTGGCACGGGCTATTGCAGCCTCGCCTACCTGCAAACCCTGCCCGTGGACTGCCTGAAGATCGACAAGGCCTTTATCGATGCGCTGGGCCATGACGCCGCCAGCAGCGGTGTCGCCCCGCACATCATTCATATGGCGCAGTCGCTGCACCTGAAGGTGATTGCCGAAGGCATCGAGCATGAGGCCCAGGCGGAGCTCCTGAGCAGTGAAGGGGTGAAATTCGGCCAGGGCTGGCTGTTCGCCCATGCCTTGAGCGCCGTGCAGTTCATCGAGTTGATTACCCGTGGCCGTCGGCTGGCCGGCCGACGCCTGGATGATGAAGCGTAA
- the gltP gene encoding glutamate/aspartate:proton symporter GltP, translating to MKKAKLSLAWQILIGLVLGIAIGALLNHFSAEKAWWISNVLQPAGDIFIRLIKMIVIPIVISSLIVGIAGVGDAKKLGRIGLKTIIYFEIVTTIAIVVGLVLANVFHPGSGIDMSTLGTVDISKYKATAAEVQHEHAFIETILNLIPSNIFAAMARGEMLPIIFFSVLFGLGLSSLQADVREPLVKMFQGVSEAMFKVTHMIMNYAPIGVFALIAVTVANFGFASLLPLAKLVVLVYFAIAFFAFMVLGLVARLFGFSVIKLMRIFKDELVLAYSTASSETVLPRVIEKMEAYGAPKAICSFVVPTGYSFNLDGSTLYQSIAAIFIAQLYGIDLSISQQLLLVLTLMVTSKGIAGVPGVSFVVLLATLGSVGIPLEGLAFIAGVDRIMDMARTALNVIGNALAVLVIARWEGMYDDAKGQRYWNSLPHWRSKEKLPAGETSRN from the coding sequence ATGAAGAAGGCAAAGCTTAGCCTCGCCTGGCAGATCCTCATCGGTCTGGTATTGGGGATTGCAATCGGTGCGTTGCTCAACCATTTCAGTGCCGAGAAAGCCTGGTGGATCAGCAACGTTCTGCAACCGGCAGGCGATATCTTTATCCGTCTGATCAAGATGATCGTGATCCCGATCGTCATTTCCTCGCTGATCGTCGGCATCGCGGGCGTGGGCGATGCGAAGAAACTCGGGCGCATCGGCCTGAAGACCATCATCTACTTCGAAATCGTCACGACCATTGCCATCGTCGTCGGTCTGGTGCTGGCCAACGTGTTCCACCCGGGCTCGGGCATCGACATGAGCACCCTGGGTACCGTGGACATCTCCAAGTACAAGGCGACCGCAGCCGAAGTCCAGCATGAGCATGCGTTCATCGAGACCATCCTCAACCTGATCCCGTCGAACATCTTCGCGGCCATGGCCCGCGGTGAAATGCTGCCGATCATCTTCTTCTCCGTGCTGTTTGGCCTGGGTCTGTCGAGCCTGCAAGCGGATGTACGCGAACCGCTGGTGAAGATGTTCCAGGGCGTGTCGGAAGCCATGTTCAAAGTCACCCACATGATCATGAACTACGCCCCGATCGGCGTTTTCGCCCTGATCGCGGTCACTGTGGCCAACTTCGGCTTCGCTTCCTTGCTGCCACTGGCGAAACTGGTGGTGCTGGTTTACTTCGCCATCGCCTTCTTCGCCTTCATGGTGCTGGGCCTGGTCGCTCGCCTGTTCGGCTTCTCGGTGATCAAGCTGATGCGCATCTTCAAGGATGAGCTGGTACTGGCCTACTCCACCGCCTCCTCCGAAACCGTGCTGCCGCGCGTCATCGAGAAGATGGAAGCCTACGGCGCACCAAAAGCCATCTGCAGCTTCGTGGTGCCGACCGGTTACTCGTTCAACCTCGACGGGTCGACCCTGTACCAGAGCATCGCGGCCATCTTCATCGCCCAGCTGTACGGCATCGACCTGTCGATCAGCCAGCAGCTGCTGCTGGTGCTGACCCTGATGGTCACCTCCAAAGGCATCGCCGGCGTACCGGGCGTGTCCTTCGTGGTGCTGCTGGCCACCCTGGGCAGCGTGGGTATCCCGCTGGAAGGCCTGGCGTTCATCGCCGGTGTCGACCGCATCATGGACATGGCCCGTACCGCACTGAACGTGATCGGCAACGCCCTGGCCGTGCTGGTGATCGCTCGTTGGGAAGGCATGTACGACGACGCCAAGGGCCAGCGCTACTGGAACTCCCTGCCGCACTGGCGCAGCAAAGAGAAGCTGCCGGCTGGCGAGACGTCCCGTAACTGA